DNA from Tripterygium wilfordii isolate XIE 37 chromosome 4, ASM1340144v1, whole genome shotgun sequence:
CATTACCATATTGGTGAACTGACGGCCAATTACCTTATAGTTACTTGGAGCTAAAAGCTTGGGATTGTATAAGACGATGAGTTTGACTTACTAGAGCATAGATTACATGGTCAATTCTTCTGAACTTCTGATCTTTGTCTTATTAGAGCATAGATTAAATGAGTTTTTACATTGGTAAAGCTAACCAAAATTTCAATTGTTTTAAGTTTCAACATCATATGTTTCTTATCTACCTGCATGTTGGATAAGCAGCGTGAGGCCCGCACGGTTTAACGAGAAAGGGCAGTCACTTGCGCTGTTGCTGTTGCCCGCACACACGCGGATCTGCGAGAGCGAGACTGCGACTCTTCCTTTGCTCCGCATTCTTCATACATCTCCGTTggggttttcttgtttttggagCCCACTCCGATCGAGGCCGAGCTTTTTTGTGAAAATCAACTCCCAATTTACCTATCCAGGCCCACTTCGTTAATAACATAATGAAAGCGTATGAAAAAAAATGGGATCGATATCAATTAATTGTTTCATATGATTGTAGAATTACATGAAGAGGAGACAGACAGCTCCACTATATATAGCTAGGgacagataaaaatatatatcaaattaaagaataaGAATGTATTGCAATTTTGGGAAGGGTTAGTACAAATGTACAATATATCAGCCGCTCTCTCCCATATAGATCACCATTGGACGTCCTTTTTAATGTTCGACAATGAGAATCGGCCATGGTGAATGGGTGGGGATATGCACAAATGTTTATATGGTGTAAGGTTGTGGCTTGGGCAAGTCCTTGACAAGACCACAAAGCAATGCATTGTCTGGAACATTGTACTCGTCCCTAAGTGATCTTTCAGGAGACAAAACACTGATGTATAGTTGTTGTCCGAGGTAGGTTCTCTCGTATATCTCAGACCTCAAGCTCCACATTCCAGCGTTGTCGAATGTCAACAGAATTGCTGCCCATGAATTGGGGAAGACCTGGATTGTGTGCCTGCTCACTGCGTCGAGGAGGTTGTAGTTCTTCCTCTTCTCGGGGCTCCAACGGCCAAACTCGATACTGCATAAAAAAAGGGAATTAGTTTTATCAAAGTCTCAGAGACATTTTGCCAAACACCTTGTGTGTTTGCATAAACCTTATCAAGAGAAGCTTGAAAAAATGAAATGTATGTGGCTATGTGCTTACCCCACTGCGAAGAAGGAATGACCATCCAAGTGATAAGACTGGATGCTCTTCTCATGGTTCTCAAAGACAATCTCCACAAAGGTACGGAAGGTGATGTTGTTGACATTGGGTTGTACAACCACCTGTTCGATCTTTGGTGGAGGATTATCTACGATGCTATCGTACTTGAAGACCTTATCAGAGATTCCATAGTACTCTGCAAGCTTCAGTGGGGTTGCCATGTCAGTGTGGGAAACTCCGTTGAGTGCATAGCGAAGCTTGCCATTACTCCTGTCAACTGTGTTCACAAGCTTGATTGTGCGAGTAATGTTGATGTCACCGTAGTGGTATGAACCTTGGGGATTAGGCCTGGCAGCACTGGCTGTCAAGTTCCAGCGGAACGAGCGGAATTGGTTAAGAGACCAAGCCCATCCAACAGGGGCCTCAGGGAGCTCTTGTGAGGCAGGCTTATTACTCCCCTCGTAACGGATAATCCCCTTTGAAGTCAAAACAGTCTTGGTGAACCTGGTGGAAGCAACCATGTAATAGTCTCTTGGTTCCTGATCAGCAGTCACCAGCACTGAAAAGCATTGTCCAGCATGGACGTCGAGGGACTCGTATGTGTTCTGCACAACGTGTGAACCTTCCATCTCCACAAGCTTCATGAAGTGGTTTTGGATTCTGAAGTTCAATGATGTTTTGATCCCAACATTGCAGATTCTGTACTTGTAAGTCTTGCCAGGCTTCATTGTGAAGAGAGGCTCGTCCTTACCGTCTCCCTTGGCGGATTTTCCATTGATGAGAACACCTTGGGGCCTACCAATTGATCTCCCACTGTCCAAGACTTTCCTGAGAGAGGTGTGGCTCTTAGTGTACCAATCACCAATTAGGACAGTGTAATCATCCTCAGGATCGGCATAAGGGACCGGGATGAGCAGCCGGCTGTTGATACGGAGGCCACCAAAGCCACCAGCTACTCTGTGCATTGCTGTGCTTGGGTAGTAGAAGTAGCTACCAATCTGGTCCTTCACCTGGAAGTGGTATGTGTAGTTGGTGCCAGGAGGAATTGGGCAGTTTGTTCCAGGCATACCATCTTGCCATGAGTTCTTCCTCTGTTGGACACCAATCCTGCACACACAATCAAATCATCAACTTGGGTTCAGATTATGATTTATTACAATTCTATCTGCTACAATTCCAATGTAACAGTTAAGACAGAACCCATATCACTATTGTCTGATCTTTGTATTGAAATTTCCAACCAAGTTAATGAGATTATAATTGTATCAGATCCCATGTTTGTTCCTCAATTCCACTACTATCCCAACAAATTATGCAGACTTCCAATTCACTACaaacccaaaagaaaagaaaaacaaacaaaatctgAATTATTACCAGGTCAAGAGGAATGGCTCGTCGAGGTTGTTGAAGACATTGACAACAACATTGTTGTTGCTGGTAGAGTTAATATTAGGGCCAGGGAACTGGTTATTGATCATAATAACTTGTTGAGGAACTCCCAAAGGAGAGATGGTGCCATAGGTGACATTCCAAGTGAAGAAAATATAAGGATCTTCACCGTGGACCATCAACATAGACCCTGCTGAGAGACTCAGCAACAACATAAGCATCACCCCACCCATCTCTCTATATTTGTGAGGGTttatttttatagaaaaattaaacCCTCTTCCTAGTACTCCCTCTCAAAACAATgcaataattctttttttttttctttctatctgtCCCTATATATTGGAAGAAGATACTTCCTCTTCTTCTACAATTTCAATCTGTGCCTTAACATTCCCTTTTATACAAAATTTGAAGACAATGTTAATCATTCAAGTCCCCGGAAAATTCTCTGTTTGTTTACTAATTTTATTGTGTCCTCTCATTTGTTATAGTTGTGATATGCTATTCTTGCAACCACTTTTACCGCCTAGAGACCATTCTTTGTCAGCAGTTTACCATGAAAAGACATGTTGCAGTTGAAACTAACTCTGCATAGTTTTTGAAGAGTAGTTCAGAATTTCAGACAAATTGTATTCAGTGATCTTATGATCATATTTTCCTTTAGAATCTTGTATTTTGAAGATTTAGTTAATTTCATGCAAAGTTTGGACTAATTGGATAATGTTGGGTTAAGTGTTATATAAACCTGTTTCTGTTATTGACCCATTAACCTAGTGATTCAAGATTCATGAATTTTGTcttataatttgaaaatataGAATCAAAGAAAATGCCTACTATTTGCATATATTTAACGTGTGTATATTTATGCATTGTGTTCCATAAATAGCAAAGAAAATGTGAGCATGAGCATGCATGGTTTTAGGACAAGAGTAACTGAATTGAACAAAAGCTGTCTTTAAGCGGTAAAAGTTGACAGCAAATAAACATCGAGAGGAACAACGCAAAACAAGGACAAACAGTGCATAATGAGCACAGAGAACTTTGCGGGTCTTGAATGGTTACAATTCTTCATTATTATGATATAAGAAGACTACCTACAGATTGGACAAGGAGCCGCAGAAGAAGCCACATCGTCTTCAAGTTCCATAGAtagtttttatatatatatagacattgTATAGAGACAGAGAATTGGGAATTGGAGAAGCAAACATCATGGATGGGGTGATATTAGTGTTACTGCTATGCCTCTCAGCGGGGACTATGTCGATGGTTCGAGGTGAAGATCCTTATATTTTCTTCACATGGAACATCACTTATGGCACCATCTCTCCTTTGGGAGTTCCTCAGCAAGTGATTATGATCAACAATCAGTTTCCAGGACCCAATATCAACTCCACCAGCAACAACAATGTGGTTGTCAATGTCTTCAACAACCTCGACGAGCCTTTCCTTCTCGCATGGTAATTAAtagttttcttctcttgttATATAATTAGTATTGAATGGAACGTTGAGATCCTGAAGTTTTGTATATAATGTCTTCAGGACGGGCGTCCAACAGAGGAAGAATTCATGGCAAGACGGTGTGCTTGGAACGAATTGCCCGATCCCTCCTGGCACCAACTACACTTACCATTTCCAGGTGAAGGATCAGATTGGGAGCTACATCTACTACCCAAGTGTAGGTATGCATAGAGCAGCTGGTGGTTTCGGTGGCCTCCGGATCAACAGTCGTCTGCTCATCCCGGTCCCTTACCCTGATCCGGAGGATGATTACACTGTCATAATCAATGACTGGTACACCAAGAGCCACAGCACTCTCACAAAGTTCTTGGACAGCGGACGATCAATTGGTCGGCCTGATGGTGTCTTGATCAATGGCCAAGCCGCCAAGGGAGACGGCAAGGACAAGCCTCTATTCACAATGAAGCCTGGCAAGATCTACAAGTATAGAATTTGCAATGCTGGTATCAAGACATCACTCAATTTCAGGATCCAAAACCACAATATGAAGCTTGTGGAGATGGAAGGCTCACATGTTGTCCAGAACATATACGAGTCCCTTGACGTCCACGCCGGGCAATGCTATTCCGTGCTGGTGACAGCTGATCAAGAACCAAAGGACTATTACATGGTGGCTTCAACCAGATTCACCAAAAGTGTCCTAACTTCAAAGGGAATTATGAGCTACGAAGGTGGTAAAGGCCCTGCCTCTCCTGAACTCCCTGAAGCTCCAGTTGGGTGGGCTTGGTCTCTCAATCAATTCCGCTCATTCCGCTGGAACCTCACAGCCAGTGCTGCCAGGCCTAATCCCCAAGGCTCATACCACTACGGTGCCATCAACATTACCCGAACAATCAAGCTTGTGAACACAGTTGACAGGAGCGGTGGCAAGCTTCGCTACGCGCTCAATGGAATCTCTCACGTCGATGCTCCAACCCCACTTAAGCTTGCTGAGTACTATGGAATTACAGACAAGGTCTTCAAGTATGACAGCATCCCAGATGAACCTCCGGCCAATATCGAAAAAGTGACTGTACAACCCAATGTCAACAACGTCACCTTCCGTACCTTTGTGGAAATCATCCTCGAGAATCACGAGAAGAGCATCCAGTCTTATCACTTGAGCGGATACTCATTCTTCGCTGTCGCGTAAGAATACACTTTCTGCGAAGCTAGTGTCATTGATACGCCTTGCCCTGCAGTTTTATTCATGTTTAATTTTACATATGTATGCAGAATTGAGCCCGGAACCTGGGCTccagagaagaggaagaactaCAACCTCCTCGATGCGATTAGCAGGCACACAATCCAAGTCTTCCCCAAATCATGGGCTGCAATTCTTCTAACATTCGACAATGCCGGAATGTGGAACTTGAGGTCTGAGATATGGGAGAGGAACTACCTGGGACAACAACTATACATCAGTGTTTTGTCTCCTGAACGATCACTGAGAGATGAGTACAATGTCCCTGACAATGCAATACTTTGTGGGCTTGTCAAGGACTTGCCTAAGCCACCTCCTTACAGCATCTAATCAAACTTGCACAAGAATTACAAGATTCCGTGCCGATTCACGCTTTCTTTCGCGGAGAGCCAGAGATAGAGATGATAATGCGGAGGAAGATgaggaggaaaaaaacaaaaacaaaaccaaaaaccacCATTAAACATACCTTCacaatttaaatatttgtatttGTGGGCAGAGTGTGTAGGTGATGGTAACGAATAATGAGGGGTCTGGTTTATTGTTTGAATCAGATCCTTCTCATAATAccattacatattttttttgttatcttggatttattaaaatatatactCTCATTCGCTTCTTTGGTTCTCTTGATTCACAATCCTTGATCCGGTGTTTGGTGGGTCTTCATTCGTCCATGGCGGAAGGCAACGAACCAAAGAAGGTGGCGATGGGACGACAACGAATGTGCCCTAGATGCAAAGAATAAATGAGAGAAGATATTCATGTCCTAGCCTTCTCGCTAAGAAGAAATGAGGGAGGGGAGTTTGTTTTAATTCATGTCATATTGATAGACTATGGTTAATCAAGTGCCACATACACTTGGAAAGAGATAAGTAGGGCTatacaaaaattatattgattattttcatttttttacatataacaGATCAATCAGTTAAATTAatgtcaaaaatttgaaaaaataaaccGTAACAAATCATTTTTACCCCTAGGTAGGGCCGTGCAAAACCCGTATATGACCCGGCCCCACCAACCCAACCCGACCCGACTAACCCAACCACTACCCGCATAGTTGAGGGTTGGATAAAGGTTTGTTAAAGGGTAACCCGACCTTACACGGGTTGGATGAGGTATTTACCTTAACCTGACCCATATTAACCCTACCCGACctattttattatataatatCGTTTTATACTTGTATAGACCTgtatgcaatatatatatacacacttgtATGCAGTATTAAcaagaatcaaacattgagtttatttcatatatatatatatgtgtttatgttaGAGTCAGTAGACTTTTCTTATCTTGAATAATGTGAAGGCCTCATTTATGTTTTAATTACACCATAATGATTTAGGTGGAGAATTTTAGTGAAAATTTTAAACTAATGACAGGTAACTCAATCCAACCTTaaacccgacccaacccaaCTCATCTTCAAATGAGGTTGGTTAAGGGTTGAAGAAAATCTCACCCGACCTTATGCGGGTCGCATGAGGTATTTTCCTAAACCCGACCCATGTTCACCCCTGACCATAGGGATAAGAAATTTATAAGTGGGCTACGTAGCATTTTCCTTCTTAGAATATTGGGCCGTTGGGCTATACTTGCCTGGTTGGTAAAGCAAAATTATAACCAAAAATTGGGGGCAAATAGTATATTGGGCCGTTTGTAGCATATAACTCTATTCACTAGTTTGCCCGTTTATAAGTTCAGAGTTGGGCCATATAAATGGGCTTAAGGCCCAATATTTGAATAAGAAAGGTAATGATCTTGGGCTGAGCTCAATAGTGGAGTTGGTCTTATAGGATTCAAGCCCGTAGAAAATTGGGGTTTTTTTGGATTAATCCCATGGGCTGGGCCAAAATAATTATTCCTGCGTGGTCTCTCGTTCCTTCATCGCTCTCGCTCTGACGGGAGAAGGTAACTCGAAGAAGATGACTATTGCTCTCTGTAATTAGTTCTCTCTCTTAGCAATTTTGAGCTGCAACTAGACTTTTACAGCCTGAGAATTTTtccttgaaacttttttttttccactcgaCAACATTGTAGTCCAGTTCTGTCCGTGGAAGAAATCTGTTTCCACATCGAAATTTGATTGGGATTTGTCCGAATATCAAAAACTGTGTAAGTACTCCTTCCCTCGGAATTTCTCTGCTTTATAAATACATGATTTCGTAGCACAAGAAATTGAATCAATAGATCATGGAGTCACTCTTTTGGGTGTTTCAggtttaaagaaatttaggcatTTTTCCTGATATTGCCCTCAAATATTGGTGAGTTCTTATTTCGTTGTGGATAGCTTCATTTGTAAACCAACGAACTACATTGGAGAATCCCTCATTGTTTGGGATAAacgctttgatgatgattattatTCTCAAATGTCATCaactttttaattttgattttggcaGGATAATGGAAGGAAAGTTCAATAATTTTGTTGTTGGAGATGTGCCAACGTTGATGTATATACCGAATTTCGTCACAGTCGATGAAGAAAACCAGCTTCTAAATAATGTGAGGATGCCCTCTGCTCCGTGCATTCATGTAGTCAAGGCTACATGATAGTACACAggcacatgcatatatatgtagttTTGCTCTTCTTGGCTATCCAATCATcacttttctctccttttcttttgtcatTGTTGAGTGATTTCAAACCGCCTTTGTATTTTTTCCTTAGATTTATGAAGCTCCTGTGTCAAAATGGAAATCTTTAAAGAATAGGAGACTACAGAACTGGGGTATGTAATCTAATTTTTTGGTTTCCTTCTCTTATTTATCTCTACGTTCTACAGAagaacccccccccccctacacacacacacacacaaaaaaaaaaaagcacttgCAAACACACGGtatggaagaaaaagaaaacagcccttcactttcattattttttaattcatgGGGTT
Protein-coding regions in this window:
- the LOC119997947 gene encoding L-ascorbate oxidase homolog; translation: MDGVILVLLLCLSAGTMSMVRGEDPYIFFTWNITYGTISPLGVPQQVIMINNQFPGPNINSTSNNNVVVNVFNNLDEPFLLAWTGVQQRKNSWQDGVLGTNCPIPPGTNYTYHFQVKDQIGSYIYYPSVGMHRAAGGFGGLRINSRLLIPVPYPDPEDDYTVIINDWYTKSHSTLTKFLDSGRSIGRPDGVLINGQAAKGDGKDKPLFTMKPGKIYKYRICNAGIKTSLNFRIQNHNMKLVEMEGSHVVQNIYESLDVHAGQCYSVLVTADQEPKDYYMVASTRFTKSVLTSKGIMSYEGGKGPASPELPEAPVGWAWSLNQFRSFRWNLTASAARPNPQGSYHYGAINITRTIKLVNTVDRSGGKLRYALNGISHVDAPTPLKLAEYYGITDKVFKYDSIPDEPPANIEKVTVQPNVNNVTFRTFVEIILENHEKSIQSYHLSGYSFFAVAIEPGTWAPEKRKNYNLLDAISRHTIQVFPKSWAAILLTFDNAGMWNLRSEIWERNYLGQQLYISVLSPERSLRDEYNVPDNAILCGLVKDLPKPPPYSI
- the LOC119996513 gene encoding L-ascorbate oxidase homolog; this encodes MGGVMLMLLLSLSAGSMLMVHGEDPYIFFTWNVTYGTISPLGVPQQVIMINNQFPGPNINSTSNNNVVVNVFNNLDEPFLLTWIGVQQRKNSWQDGMPGTNCPIPPGTNYTYHFQVKDQIGSYFYYPSTAMHRVAGGFGGLRINSRLLIPVPYADPEDDYTVLIGDWYTKSHTSLRKVLDSGRSIGRPQGVLINGKSAKGDGKDEPLFTMKPGKTYKYRICNVGIKTSLNFRIQNHFMKLVEMEGSHVVQNTYESLDVHAGQCFSVLVTADQEPRDYYMVASTRFTKTVLTSKGIIRYEGSNKPASQELPEAPVGWAWSLNQFRSFRWNLTASAARPNPQGSYHYGDINITRTIKLVNTVDRSNGKLRYALNGVSHTDMATPLKLAEYYGISDKVFKYDSIVDNPPPKIEQVVVQPNVNNITFRTFVEIVFENHEKSIQSYHLDGHSFFAVGIEFGRWSPEKRKNYNLLDAVSRHTIQVFPNSWAAILLTFDNAGMWSLRSEIYERTYLGQQLYISVLSPERSLRDEYNVPDNALLCGLVKDLPKPQPYTI